In one window of bacterium DNA:
- a CDS encoding T9SS type A sorting domain-containing protein, whose protein sequence is REMQAQEISITINSQTPKLSELLQSYPNPANNACYIPFKLAKDANVSLEIYNILGQKVRTIELGQKTKGSYTQRNRAIPFDLKNDNNQPLSSGLYFYKLKADDFSAIKSMVVR, encoded by the coding sequence ACCGAGAAATGCAAGCCCAGGAAATCTCAATAACCATAAACTCGCAAACTCCAAAACTCTCAGAACTCCTTCAATCCTATCCCAATCCAGCAAATAATGCCTGCTATATCCCATTCAAACTAGCAAAGGATGCTAATGTTTCCCTAGAAATCTATAACATCCTCGGACAGAAGGTTCGGACAATAGAGCTAGGACAAAAAACCAAAGGCTCATATACCCAAAGAAATCGGGCAATCCCCTTTGACCTAAAGAATGACAATAACCAACCCCTTTCCTCAGGCCTATACTTCTATAAACTAAAGGCAGATGATTTCTCTGCTATAAAGTCTATGGTGGTAAGATAA